A genomic window from Gossypium hirsutum isolate 1008001.06 chromosome D10, Gossypium_hirsutum_v2.1, whole genome shotgun sequence includes:
- the LOC107942069 gene encoding beta-galactosidase 8: protein MDMKTPLSLALVFVSVFAVYCFDHALSTTVTYDHRALVIDGKRRVLQSGSIHYPRSTPEVWPELIWKSKEGGLDVIETYVFWNYHEPVRGEYYFEGRFDLVKFVRTVQEAGLMVHLRIGPYACAEWNFGGFPLWLHFIPGIQFRTTNDLFKKEMLRFLAKIVGLMKEEKLFASQGGPIILAQVENEYELVEWAYGVAGELYVNWAAEAAISLNTTVPWVMCRQEDAPDPIINTCNGFYCDQFTPNSPSKPKMWTENYSGWFKSFGYPIPHRPVEDLAFAVARFFEMGGTFHNYYMYFGGTNFGRTAGGPLVATSYDYDAPIDEYGFIRQPKWGHLRDLHLAIKHCEEYLIRSDPTHQQLGHNLEAHIYYKSSNKCAAFLANYDSELDANVTFNGNLYFLPAWSVSILPDCKNVIFNTAKVVSQRILAHTTTANKLILSATSWSWYVEKPGVWGNNSFTESRLLEQINTTKDTSDYLWYTTSINIMPGQSKEVFLLIESLGHAALIFVNKKLVAFGYGNHDDASFSINEKISLVEGNNTLDIMSMMVGLQNFGPWFDVQGAGIFSVVLIDPWNNKYDVSAEEWTYQVGLEGEYLGLDKVIHANSSVWIKGSVPPINKTLIWYKVCFFPASVYNSFCSISLKQFWFCYKPFITIP, encoded by the exons ATGGATATGAAAACACCATTGTCGTTGGCTTTAGTTTTCGTATCGGTTTTCGCGGTTTACTGTTTCGATCATGCACTGTCTACCACAGTCACATATGACCATAGGGCACTGGTTATTGATGGCAAGAGGAGGGTATTGCAGTCTGGTTCAATCCATTATCCTAGAAGCACCCCAGAG GTTTGGCCCGAACTTATTTGGAAATCAAAGGAAGGTGGATTGGACGTGATTGAGACTTACGTTTTCTGGAACTACCATGAACCAGTCAGAGGAGAG TACTACTTTGAAGGTAGGTTTGACCTGGTGAAGTTTGTGAGAACAGTGCAGGAAGCTGGCCTTATGGTTCACTTGAGGATTGGTCCATATGCTTGTGCTGAATGGAATTTTGG TGGATTCCCTCTTTGGTTACATTTCATTCCTGGGATTCAATTCCGAACTACGAATGATTTGTTCAAG AAAGAAATGCTGCGTTTTCTCGCCAAAATCGTAGGCCTAATGAAGGAAGAGAAGCTTTTTGCATCACAAGGAGGGCCTATCATTCTTGCTCAG GTTGAAAATGAATATGAGCTTGTTGAATGGGCATATGGGGTTGCAGGAGAATTGTATGTCAATTGGGCTGCAGAAGCTGCTATCAGTCTTAATACAACAGTGCCTTGGGTGATGTGTCGACAAGAAGATGCGCCTGATCCAATC ATAAACACATGCAATGGGTTTTATTGTGATCAGTTCACTCCGAATTCTCCATCAAAACCAAAAATGTGGACCGAGAACTACAGTGGATG GTTTAAATCATTCGGATATCCAATTCCTCATCGACCGGTTGAGGACCTTGCTTTTGCCGTTGCACGTTTTTTCGAAATGGGTGGAACTTTTCACAACTACTATATG TATTTTGGTGGAACCAATTTCGGGCGAACAGCCGGAGGTCCTCTTGTGGCAACAAGCTATGATTATGATGCCCCAATAGATGAATATG GTTTTATCAGGCAGCCGAAATGGGGACACCTACGCGATTTGCACTTGGCGATAAAGCACTGTGAGGAGTATTTGATCAGATCTGATCCAACTCACCAGCAGCTTGGTCACAATCTAGAG GCACATATCTACTATAAGTCCTCCAATAAATGTGCAGCATTCCTTGCAAATTATGACAGCGAACTTGATGCAAATGTTACATTTAATGGAAACTTGTACTTCCTTCCGGCTTGGTCCGTAAGCATCCTTCCAGACTGTAAGAATGTCATTTTTAACACTGCAAAG GTTGTGTCTCAGAGAATTTTGGCTCATACAACAACTGCTAATAAGTTAATATTGTCAGCAACATCATGGAGCTGGTATGTGGAAAAACCAGGTGTTTGGGGCAATAACTCATTTACGGAATCGCGTTTGTTGGAGCAGATTAATACGACAAAAGACACTAGCGATTACCTATGGTACACAACAAG TATAAATATCATGCCTGGTCAATCGAAAGAGGTCTTCCTGCTTATCGAAAGTCTGGGACATGCGGCACTTATTTTTGTCAACAAAAAGCTTGTTG CTTTTGGATATGGTAATCATGATGATGCCAGCTTTTCAATCAATGAGAAAATTAGTCTTGTTGAAGGGAACAATACATTGGATATTATGAGCATGATGGTTGGTCTACAG AATTTTGGTCCGTGGTTCGATGTTCAAGGGGCAGGAATCTTTTCAGTGGTTCTAATTGATCCATGGAATAACAAATATGATGTTTCCGCTGAAGAATGGACCTATCAG GTGGGACTTGAGGGAGAATACCTTGGACTAGATAAAGTAATTCATGCAAATAGTTCAGTGTGGATAAAGGGGAGTGTTCCACCTATCAACAAGACATTGATTTGGTACAAGGTCTGCTTCTTCCCCGCTTCAGTGTATAACTCTTTTTGTTCCATTTCACTGAAGCAGTTTTGGTTCTGTTATAAACCTTTTATTACCATCCCCTGA